Proteins from one Portunus trituberculatus isolate SZX2019 chromosome 38, ASM1759143v1, whole genome shotgun sequence genomic window:
- the LOC123514516 gene encoding TP53-regulated inhibitor of apoptosis 1-A-like, with amino-acid sequence MNSVGQECSDLKQTYDTCFNKWFAEKFLKGLAEEDKDCNNIFTAYQSCVKKALKTQNISLTEVEKDVLGTSEENRTPPSS; translated from the exons ATGAATAGTGTTGGACAAGAGTGTAGTGACTTGAAGCAAACATATGATACTTGCTTCAATAAGTGGTTTGCTGAAAAGTTCCTGAAAGGTCTTgcagaagaagacaaagactgCAACAATATCTTCACAGCGTATCAGTCCTGTGTTAAA AAAGCCCTCAAGACCCAAAACATCAGCCTAACTGAAGTAGAAAAAGATGTGCTTGGGACATCTGAAGAGAACAGAACACCTCCAAGTAGTTGA
- the LOC123514559 gene encoding LOW QUALITY PROTEIN: alpha,alpha-trehalose-phosphate synthase [UDP-forming]-like (The sequence of the model RefSeq protein was modified relative to this genomic sequence to represent the inferred CDS: inserted 6 bases in 4 codons; deleted 1 base in 1 codon) gives MHSLQEGLQYNARQPPREVTVQTSRKLKDSILSDREANRQDFSRRKQQQHTLTMQVHSTSPMVVVANXLPFCLGTDPDTGKLIEKQCAGGLVTAVAPVVVETQGLWVGWSGLHXEDENVEIPEADPNDQSPTAGLKSSQVSAAVTVPKKVFNDYYNGCCNATFWPLFHSMPDRAIFQADKWEAYREVNREFARLTVEAVKRLRESHPDSVPLVWLHDYHMMLAANTIRERCDELNMPIKMAFFLHIPFLWDIMRLFPWDDELLQGVLGCDSIGFHIDDYCLNFIDCCQRRLGCRVDRQQMLVEHNSRTISINPLPISIPYERFVQLAEKAPNMVKNNPQEQLLLGVDRLDYTKGLVHRIRAFETLLEKHPELKEKVTFLQVAVPSRTDVKEYQELKEELDQLIGKINGQFSTPNWSPIRYIYGCVSQDQLAAFYRDSSVAVNAPKRRMNLVAKEFVACQTGEPGVLILSPFAGAGISMHEALHVNPYETNEFSDTIYRALTMPKDEREMRMKQLRRRERDHDVNFWLRNFLKTVDCLSDVDKSEVSGRFPMGEEDFSEFLGSYVTESTRLALLLDYDGTLAPIAPHPDLAQMPTETRRVLERLAHMPDVNIAIISGRSLTNVRSMVGIDGITYAGNHGFDIIHPDGTMFMHPVPHEYETQLEALKERLKEVCXDGAWIENKGSCITFHYREVPGNKVAAITSRAQELFNETIKLHQSHRAFEARPPVTWNKGRAAIYILRTLFGLDWCDRVSTIFAGDDKTDEDAMRALQGMAVTFRITRSQNLRSAATHRLPSTDAVXPMLKWIERRLGSPCLPSPTASVPHSSMSANGSRSRTNFPFKDCVSPDRAKQHV, from the exons ATGCATTCATTACAGGAAG GGCTCCAGTACAACGCTCGACAACCGCCGAGAGAGGTCACAGTGCAGACTTCAAGAAAGCTGAAAGACTCGATTCTTAGTGACCGTGAAGCAAACAGACAAGACTTTTcacgaagaaaacaacaacaacatacccTGACCATGCAAGTTCACTCCACATCacccatggtggtggtggcca AGCTGCCTTTCTGCCTGGGCACTGACCCTGACACTGGGAAGCTGATCGAGAAACAATG TGCCGGCGGACTGGTGACAGCCGTGGCtcctgtggtggtggagacacaAGGCCTGTGGGTGGGGTGGTCAGGACTCCA CGAGGATGAAAATGTGGAGATTCCAGAAGCTGACCCCAACGATCAGTCC CCGACCGCGGGCCTTAAAAGCAGCCAGGTGA GTGCTGCCGTCACAGTGCCCAAGAAGGTGTTCAATGACTACTACAATGGCTGCTGCAACGCCACCTTCTGGCCGCTCTTCCACTCCATGCCTGACAGAGCGATATTCCAGGCAGACAAATGGGAG GCGTATCGTGAGGTGAACCGAGAGTTCGCCAGACTGACCGTGGAGGCAGTGAAGCGCCTGCGTGAGAGTCACCCAGACTCCGTGCCGCTGGTGTGGCTGCACGACTACCACATGATGCTGGCGGCAAACACCATCAGGGAGAGGTGCGACGAACTCAACATGCCAATCAAAATGGctttcttcctccacattcctttcctttggGACATCATGCGTCTCTTCCCATGGGACGACGAGCTTCTCCAGGGAGTGCTTGGTTGTGATTCAATTGGCTTCCACATCGATGACTACTGCCTCAACTTTATAGACTGCTGCCAACGCCGCCTTGGTTGTCGCGTTGACAGACAACAGATGTTGGTGGAGCACAATTCCAGGACAATTTCCATCAACCCACTGCCCATCAGCATTCCTTATGAACGTTTTGTGCAGCTGGCAGAAAAGGCTCCGAATATGGTCAAGAATAATCCCCAGGAACAATTACTGCTTGGCGTGGATCGATTAGATTATACAAAGGGCCTTGTTCATCGCATACGTGCCTTTGAAACACTTCTGGAGAAGCACCCTGAGCTTAAAGAGAAAGTCACTTTCCTACAGGTGGCTGTACCTTCCCGCACTGACGTCAAGGAGTACCAAGAACTGAAAGAAGAGCTCGACCAGCTCATTGGCAAAATCAATGGACAATTTTCCACACCCAATTGGTCTCCAATACGTTACATCTACGGTTGTGTCTCCCAGGATCAGCTGGCTGCATTCTACCGAGACTCCTCCGTAGCTGTAAACGCCCCTAAGAGACGCATGAACCTGGTGGCAAAAGAGTTTGTGGCGTGCCAGACTGGAGAGCCAGGTGTTCTTATTCTGTCACCTTTTGCCGGCGCTGGAATCTCTATGCATGAAGCCCTCCATGTCAACCCCTATGAGACCAACGAGTTCTCTGACACCATATACCGAGCACTCACCATGCCCAAAGATGAACGAGAGATGAGAATGAAACAGCTGCGTCGCAGGGAGCGAGACCATGATGTCAACTTCTGGTTGAGGAACTTCTTGAAGACAGTGGACTGCCTGAGTGATGTAGACAAGTCTGAGGTCTCTGGACGGTTTCCGATGGGGGAGGAAGATTTCAGTGAATTTTTGGGATCATATGTGACAGAATCAACACGTCTGGCTTTGCTGCTTGACTATGATGGAACCCTTGCCCCCATCGCTCCTCACCCAGACCTGGCACAGATGCCAACTGAGACTCGGCGGGTGCTGGAGCGTCTGGCGCACATGCCGGATGTGAACATAGCGATTATTTCTGGCCGCTCTCTGACCAATGTCAGGTCAATGGTGGGTATTGACGGCATTACTTATGCTGGGAATCATGGATTCGATATtattcatcctgatggcaccatgTTTATGCATCCTGTGCCCCACGAATACGAAACTCAACTAGAAGCACTGAAGGAGCGCCTAAAAGAAGTGT GGGACGGTGCCTGGATAGAAAACAAGGGCTCCTGCATCACCTTCCACTACCGAGAGGTTCCAGGGAACAAGGTGGCAGCCATTACTTCAAGGGCGCAAGAACTCTTCAATGAAACAATCAAACTCCACCAATCACACAGAGCATTTGAGGCACGCCCTCCAGTCACATGGAACAAAGGCCGTGCAGCGATCTATATTTTGAGAACTCTCTTTGGGTTGGACTGGTGTGATCGTGTGTCCACAATCTTTGCTGGGGATGACAAGACTGATGAAGATGCCATGCGGGCGTTACAAGGCATGGCTGTGACCTTCAGGATCACTAGATCACAAAACTTACGTTCAGCAGCTACCCATCGCCTGCCTTCTACTGACGCCGT CCCAATGCTGAAGTGGATTGAGCGAAGATTAGGGTCCCCCTGCCTGCCATCCCCAACGGCATCGGTCCCGCACAGCAGTATGTCCGCAAATGGATCCAGATCTAGAACAAATTTCCCATTTAAAGATTGTGTTTCCCCAGACCGAGCCAAACAACATGTATGA